A part of Chthoniobacterales bacterium genomic DNA contains:
- a CDS encoding FAD-binding protein — MIVTANPSGSESFFPQQLRGCVPGLEVHDSPEQRAAYAYDGTAALRAEPAAVVFPIDTAQVSGVLKFATARRIPVVTRGSGTGLSGGSVPVDGCLVLCLTKMNRIIEVDAENLTLLAEAGAVTADVAAAAAGVGLFYPPDPGSMKISTIGGNVAENSGGLRGLKYGVTRDYVMGLEVVLPDGEVMWTGNKCVKDVAGYTLRDLFIGSEGTLGIITKVLLKLIPPPAARKTMLAVYDNMENAARTVSAIIKAKIIPCTLEFLDKVTINCVEDHAGIGLPREAEALLLIESDGHPAAVEEEAAAMLAIAKANGAGEVKIAATAEEAASLAAARRTAFSALARVGPTTILEDATVPRNRLPEMVRCIQETARRHHLKIGTFGHMGDGNLHPTFLTNEKNKEEMHRVELAMKEIFARAIELGGTITGEHGVGLAKKDFLPAAVGELNVGVMRSIKAAFDPQGILNPGKIFDPLP, encoded by the coding sequence ATCATCGTGACAGCAAATCCTTCGGGGTCGGAATCCTTCTTCCCGCAGCAATTGCGTGGATGCGTGCCCGGGCTGGAGGTCCACGATTCGCCGGAGCAACGGGCGGCTTACGCTTACGACGGCACCGCGGCCCTGCGCGCGGAACCTGCGGCCGTCGTTTTTCCGATCGATACCGCCCAGGTGTCCGGCGTGTTGAAGTTTGCCACCGCGCGGCGGATCCCCGTGGTCACGCGCGGTTCCGGCACCGGTTTGAGCGGGGGGAGTGTCCCGGTGGATGGATGTCTCGTCCTGTGCCTGACCAAAATGAACCGCATCATAGAGGTCGACGCGGAAAATCTCACGCTCTTGGCCGAGGCCGGCGCGGTCACTGCGGATGTCGCGGCGGCCGCCGCGGGGGTCGGTCTTTTTTATCCGCCGGACCCGGGCTCGATGAAGATTTCCACCATCGGCGGCAATGTCGCGGAGAACTCCGGCGGTCTTCGCGGACTCAAATACGGCGTGACGCGCGACTATGTCATGGGGCTCGAGGTTGTGTTGCCGGATGGCGAGGTCATGTGGACCGGCAACAAATGCGTCAAGGATGTGGCGGGCTACACCTTGCGCGATCTCTTCATCGGTTCGGAGGGAACCCTGGGCATCATCACCAAAGTCCTGCTCAAGCTGATCCCGCCGCCCGCCGCGCGCAAAACCATGCTGGCGGTCTATGACAACATGGAGAACGCGGCCAGGACGGTGTCTGCCATCATCAAAGCCAAGATCATCCCCTGCACCCTGGAGTTCCTCGACAAGGTCACGATCAATTGCGTGGAGGATCACGCGGGGATCGGTCTGCCGCGCGAGGCCGAGGCCCTGCTCCTCATCGAAAGCGACGGGCATCCGGCCGCGGTGGAGGAAGAGGCCGCCGCCATGCTCGCCATCGCCAAGGCCAACGGGGCGGGGGAAGTGAAAATAGCCGCGACTGCCGAAGAAGCCGCGTCGCTCGCGGCGGCCCGCCGCACCGCCTTTTCCGCCCTGGCCCGGGTCGGGCCGACGACGATCCTGGAAGACGCCACGGTGCCGCGCAACCGTTTGCCGGAGATGGTCCGCTGCATCCAGGAAACGGCCCGCCGCCACCATCTCAAGATCGGCACCTTCGGCCATATGGGCGACGGCAATCTGCACCCGACCTTTTTGACCAACGAGAAAAACAAAGAGGAAATGCACCGCGTGGAGTTGGCCATGAAGGAGATCTTCGCGCGGGCCATCGAGCTCGGCGGCACGATCACCGGCGAACACGGTGTGGGTTTGGCCAAAAAAGATTTCCTGCCCGCCGCCGTCGGCGAGTTGAACGTCGGGGTCATGCGGAGCATCAAGGCGGCCTTCGATCCGCAGGGGATTTTGAACCCCGGGAAAATTTTCGACCCGCTGCCGTGA
- a CDS encoding DeoR/GlpR transcriptional regulator, protein MLAHARHQKILAILDKRQRAGSAELQSATGASSATLRRDLDFLERQDLVVRVHGAVLHPTVASVEPSLLQKSRSAVQAKRRIAAMAATLIPERAIVFIDSGTTCLEAARLLRSRPDLMIITNSLPVIAGHEQFRAKLIVIGGERRSLSGALVGPLAAPGTSGLRADLALIGASGLDPVSGPGTTELLERDIKASWIRNARRSILLCDAGKWASAAAVGFASWADIHDFVTDRKPPAQFRPKTTKTHIA, encoded by the coding sequence ATGCTCGCTCATGCTCGGCACCAAAAAATTCTGGCCATCCTCGATAAGCGCCAGAGGGCCGGATCGGCCGAATTACAATCCGCCACCGGGGCGTCCTCGGCGACGCTGCGGCGCGACCTTGATTTCTTGGAAAGGCAGGATCTTGTCGTGCGCGTCCACGGGGCGGTCCTCCACCCGACGGTCGCCTCCGTCGAGCCGAGCTTGCTGCAAAAATCCCGCTCCGCGGTGCAAGCCAAGCGGAGAATCGCCGCCATGGCGGCGACCTTGATTCCCGAGAGAGCCATCGTCTTCATCGACAGCGGCACGACCTGCCTCGAAGCCGCACGCCTTTTGAGATCCCGGCCGGATCTGATGATCATCACGAATTCGCTCCCGGTGATCGCGGGGCACGAGCAGTTCCGCGCCAAGCTCATCGTCATTGGTGGCGAGCGCCGTTCTTTGAGCGGAGCCCTCGTCGGTCCCCTGGCTGCCCCGGGAACGTCCGGCCTCAGGGCCGACCTCGCGCTGATCGGGGCCTCCGGCCTTGATCCTGTTTCGGGCCCGGGCACCACCGAATTACTGGAGCGCGACATCAAGGCGTCGTGGATTCGCAACGCCCGTCGCAGCATTCTGCTCTGCGACGCCGGGAAATGGGCGTCTGCCGCGGCCGTGGGCTTCGCCTCTTGGGCGGACATCCACGACTTCGTCACCGACCGCAAACCGCCGGCGCAATTCCGCCCGAAGACGACAAAGACCCACATCGCATGA
- a CDS encoding aldolase, giving the protein MKPYRLNRLFNAKSGRCFDVAIDHGFFNQPGFLTGIEDMQRAVDTVVQAGPDAVQLTTGQARHLQKIPGRQKPSLVLRTDVANVYGKELPLEALSVMIAEPALQAVRLDAACMCVNLFQIPNAPGVTNQCIENICALKLESDEYAMPMMVEPLVFRPNSEAGGYMVDGDLVKIQHLVRQAVELGADVIKADPTDDVSLYHKVVEAAGGIPVLVRGGGRAPDEEILARTEELIKQGVSGIVYGRNVVQHANPAGMVAALMAIVHDGATAKQAAKHLSSK; this is encoded by the coding sequence ATGAAACCATACCGACTGAACCGTCTCTTCAACGCAAAATCCGGCCGCTGTTTCGACGTGGCCATCGACCACGGGTTTTTCAACCAGCCCGGATTTCTCACCGGGATCGAGGACATGCAACGTGCCGTCGACACGGTGGTGCAGGCCGGGCCCGATGCCGTGCAGTTGACCACCGGGCAGGCGCGGCATTTGCAGAAGATTCCCGGCCGGCAGAAGCCGTCGTTGGTGCTGCGGACGGATGTGGCCAACGTTTACGGGAAGGAACTGCCGTTGGAAGCGCTCAGCGTGATGATTGCCGAGCCGGCGCTGCAGGCCGTGCGTCTCGATGCCGCCTGCATGTGCGTGAATCTGTTCCAAATCCCGAACGCGCCGGGCGTGACCAACCAGTGCATCGAGAATATTTGCGCGTTGAAATTGGAAAGCGACGAATACGCCATGCCCATGATGGTCGAGCCGCTCGTTTTCCGTCCGAACAGCGAGGCCGGCGGCTACATGGTTGACGGCGATTTGGTGAAGATTCAGCACCTGGTGCGTCAGGCCGTCGAGCTGGGGGCCGACGTTATCAAGGCCGACCCGACCGACGATGTCTCCCTCTACCACAAGGTCGTCGAGGCGGCCGGTGGCATTCCGGTTCTGGTCCGGGGCGGGGGACGGGCGCCGGACGAGGAAATCCTCGCGCGCACCGAGGAACTGATCAAACAGGGTGTTTCCGGCATCGTTTACGGCCGCAACGTGGTCCAGCACGCCAACCCGGCCGGCATGGTGGCGGCACTCATGGCCATCGTGCACGACGGAGCCACGGCGAAGCAGGCAGCCAAGCATCTCTCCTCCAAATGA
- a CDS encoding Gfo/Idh/MocA family oxidoreductase: MSTLRLGIIGGGLMGREMASAVSRWCALEDVGVGCEITAVCDLAPAARDWFGRLPSLRLSTADHRELLASKDVDAVYVAVPHQLHEKIYLDVLEAGKDLLAEKPFGIDLAAARKIAARAEELGRFVRCSSEFPFLPGAQRVFEFAREGKLGRPLEVRSAFLHSSDLDPSKPVNWKRQVATCGEIGVMGDLGMHVMHLPLRLGWKPLRVYAQLQKVYTQRPDGRGGMAPADTWDNAMLHTDVSVLGDQIPMRLEMKRLSPGDTNSWVIEVLGTDGGARFSTKDPKALWLFRRGKEQSWERIDLGFAMPFKTVTGGIFEPGFPDILQQMLAAFAAERAGNLAARFGCVRPEEAVAVHEVFAAALQSEREGRAVPLAET; encoded by the coding sequence ATGAGCACGCTGCGTCTCGGAATCATCGGGGGCGGTCTGATGGGCCGCGAAATGGCGTCGGCGGTCAGCCGCTGGTGCGCGCTGGAGGATGTCGGCGTCGGTTGCGAAATCACCGCGGTCTGCGATCTGGCGCCGGCCGCGCGGGATTGGTTCGGGCGTTTGCCTTCTTTGCGCCTGTCCACCGCCGACCACCGCGAATTGCTGGCCAGCAAGGACGTCGATGCGGTCTATGTCGCCGTCCCGCACCAGCTGCACGAGAAGATTTACCTCGATGTGCTCGAAGCGGGCAAAGATTTGCTGGCCGAAAAGCCCTTCGGAATCGACCTGGCCGCGGCGCGCAAAATCGCGGCGCGAGCCGAAGAACTCGGCCGCTTCGTCCGCTGCAGTTCGGAATTTCCGTTCCTGCCCGGCGCGCAGCGCGTTTTCGAATTCGCCCGGGAGGGGAAGCTGGGGCGTCCGCTCGAAGTGCGCTCGGCCTTCCTCCACTCCAGCGATCTGGACCCGTCCAAGCCGGTCAACTGGAAGCGCCAAGTCGCGACCTGCGGCGAAATCGGCGTGATGGGCGACCTCGGCATGCACGTCATGCACTTGCCCCTTCGCCTCGGGTGGAAGCCGCTTCGTGTTTATGCGCAGTTGCAGAAAGTTTACACGCAACGTCCCGATGGCAGAGGTGGCATGGCACCGGCCGACACTTGGGACAACGCCATGCTGCACACCGACGTCTCCGTGCTCGGCGACCAAATCCCGATGCGTCTGGAAATGAAGCGGCTTTCTCCCGGTGACACCAACAGCTGGGTGATCGAGGTTCTCGGCACCGATGGCGGAGCCCGCTTTTCGACCAAGGATCCCAAGGCCCTCTGGCTTTTCCGGCGCGGCAAGGAACAATCCTGGGAACGCATCGACCTCGGTTTCGCCATGCCTTTCAAGACCGTCACCGGAGGCATCTTCGAACCGGGCTTTCCCGACATCCTGCAGCAAATGCTCGCCGCGTTCGCGGCGGAGCGGGCGGGCAATCTTGCTGCCCGCTTCGGCTGTGTCAGGCCGGAGGAAGCGGTTGCGGTGCACGAGGTGTTCGCCGCCGCGCTGCAGTCGGAGCGAGAGGGGCGTGCTGTTCCGCTCGCGGAGACATGA